The genomic stretch TGTGCATTTTTTAACAATATGCTTATACTTCCCATTTTCTTTATACTTCTCTTTTTATACTTCTCTTTTTATACTTCTACTTCTCCATCTCCATACTTTTCTTGTTCTTCATTTGTCTTCTTGTAATTCATTACGACAACAGCCATAGTTCTAGTTGAATTAAACATGCAAAAATATTTTTTACGATTTCAGAAAAAATGCACAAAACAGAAAGAACGAATGCGCCTATGGAAAGGGATTAGAAGCCCTTTTCTCTGAATATTTTGTGCTATAATCTAAAACAGATTGTTTGAGCGTTAGCGAGTTATCTGTTTTAGATTATGTCCAGCACAAAATATTCAGAGAATTAGGGCTTTTTATCCCTTGAAATGAAGCATGAGTCTTTCTGTTTTGTGTATTTTTCCGTCCGTTTGCCATCCCAAAAAAGAGCTGAAGGATTTATGATAATCCCTCAACTCTTCTTAAAATATAGAACACCTTATATAGGAACACCTTTACCAGGCTGTCCTTTTATACCCATTTTACTGTTCTTCTAATATACTCTCAATCTTCTCCTGCTCCTTTGAGGATAATATTCCATCATGATTCAAAAGAATAATCATCCTTCCAGCAATATTAGCTACATTTTGAATGTAGGTGGTATTAATACCTCTAACAATAGACGGAGTCTCACTGATGTTCTCAGGGGCTATTTCTATGATTTCTTTCACACTATCCACTTCGAAAGCCATGAGAATTCCATTTGATTTTGTAATTATCAATCTTGTATCTTCACTGACCGCTTTATCGGACAAGCCGAATTTTCTTCTCAGCGAAAAGACAGGGATAACATCTCCCCTTAAATTCATGATGCCTAGGATAAAACCTGGAGCATTGGGAACTGGTATTAAATCGGTAGATTTCTCAATTGTTTTAACTACCATAATATCCAAACCGAATTCTTCATTATCCAGCGTAAAAACAACCTGTTTTGTCTGTAAGGCCTGCTTAAAGTTCATATAAGGTACCCCCTTTTCATCTGTATACGGACGATAGACTTGATGTTATTCGTTCGTCTGACCTATACTGTTCCATTTTAAATACGCATTTATGAAAGGATCCAGATTGCCATCCAAAACTGTGGCGGCATTTCCGATTTCCATATTGGTACGATGATCTTTTACCAGGGTGTAAGGTTGCATAACATAGGATCTTATCTGGCTTCCCCATCCGATTTCTTTCATCTCACCACGAATTCCGGATTCCTTCTCTAAGTTT from Anaerocolumna sp. AGMB13020 encodes the following:
- a CDS encoding chemotaxis protein CheW translates to MNFKQALQTKQVVFTLDNEEFGLDIMVVKTIEKSTDLIPVPNAPGFILGIMNLRGDVIPVFSLRRKFGLSDKAVSEDTRLIITKSNGILMAFEVDSVKEIIEIAPENISETPSIVRGINTTYIQNVANIAGRMIILLNHDGILSSKEQEKIESILEEQ